The DNA window gtgtgcatgGAGCGGGATGCCATCCTCAGTGATGTCACTTATCATGGGCGACTGTGACCCCAGGCATTGTCCCATAGGTTCTGAGGATTAACTTGGGTCCTTACACTCATAAGGCAAGCGCTTTATggactgagccatcactccagtccccgtccctttcttttctccacaTTTGTTTACTTGTATTTTCCAGATTTTTCTACAGAGTGGATTTAATATTTGTATAATTGAGTAAACAACAAATCTGCAGCTGTTGTGATTGGACTATTAACCCTCCTAAGGCTCATGTGTTGACTGTTTGGTTCCCAGAGCAACAGTGTCCACTGCTGCTATGTCTGGAAGTGGGGATTTGAGAAGGTGATTGGATCATAAGCACGCTATTGATGGATTCATATGTTCATAGGATTATTGGGGGGGTGACAGAAACTTGTAAAGGTGACATGATAAGGCTACATGACAGGAAATAGGTCACTGAGGGTATGCCTTGGGAGGAAAAAcaagcatattttttttctgcaGTGTTTCACTGTTTCCTGACTACCGTGAGGCAAGAAACCCAATCTCACCatgtccttctctctccccacaggTCGGAATAATAAAGCCTAGCCtagtgtggtggcatacaccttttaatcccagcactccagaggcagaggcaggcagatctctatgagtttgaggccagcctggtttacaaagagaattccaggatgtccagggctacacagagaaaccctgtcttgaaaacagagagagagagagaagccagctgACTATAGACTGAAAACATGAGCCATAAaaatcttgtttatttgtttttcagtgGGAGTTttattgtgtagcccaggctagctctagcttcaaactcctgatcttccagTCCTCACTTCCCAGGTGTGCCAGTGTGCCCAACTCTCTGCCCTTTAAGTTGTCTTTGTCATATAAAACTGAATCATGAAATAGCTCTCTACCATCTCCTCCCCTGGACACCTGGTGCCCTGAGAAGCCCAGGACACCAGTTAGCAGGTTGTCTGCAGGGTCACTGGGCAGTCCCTAGCTGTGGACACCAGGTCTCTCAAGACAAGACCCAGCAACTTGCAGCAGGACACAGTTCATCCATTAATGGGGTCCTTCCTCAGCACCAGGTTGTCCCTGGGACTCAGGGTGGCATGAAATGTCAGGGAAATACTGCCCTTGACCACCTAGTCCCCTTTGCGGAGCTTCATGTCCTCATTTGATTTTCATTGCttcaaactcctgatcttccagTCCTCACTTCCCAGGTGTGCCAGTGTGCCCAACTCCATGACCAAAGCTACcttggggatgaaagggtttattcagcttatagtccatcatcaagggaaactaaggcaggaacctggagacaggaacctggaggcaggaacctggagacaggaactggagCGGAAGCCCCAGGGGAAATctggcttactggcttgctcagcttatttTCTTAGACAACctgggaccacctgcccagaagtGGCACTGCCCTTGGTGGGTTGGGCCCTGtgacatcagtcattaatcatgaaaatgtcccacagacaagTCCACAGGTCAGTCCGATGGATGTAATTCTTCGGCTGATGTTCCctctctcaggtgactctagtttctgtcaagctgacaaagaCTAACCAACACCCTGTCTCTGCACAGCCGTGTATGGTCCTTAAGTCAGTTCCTGCTGCTTCTTCCAGATCTCCCCTGGCTAACAGGATCTAGCATGTGTTCccccagggcagccagggtaGCCTGTCTGCAGGTGAGAAAGGCCAGGAGTGCGCTGCGCATAGGTTGGCCCTATCTGTTTCAGGACAAGCAAAGGACCTGTCCTTGACAGCTTGGAGCAGGACCATGAGAAgatcagagagaaagcagggttTGGGAGTGGTGCAGATAATCTGAAACCAAGTGGTTGACTTTGTTGTACACACAGATGAAAACACAGCAAGCTCCCTTCAAAACGTGACTTGGGCAAGCAAGCACACCTTTTATTTTTGCAAGCAAGGAACCAAAGCCTCTTAGAAAGCCAGGGTGATTTGCTTGTTGCCACAAGGAAACATGGTGACAAAGGCTGAGGTCAGGTCCAGGTCCCCTGGATCCCTGGGAACCCCTACCACCTGACAGCTTGATCAGGCCCGAATCTCGGTGCAGAATGAGAGCCAGGAACTGTCAGGGTGTGAAGTCGGTCTCAAGTACAAAACAAGggctggggaggggcagagagagtcTATGGAGGTTCGGAAGTTACCAGGATGACAGGTGGGTCCCAATGGAAACACGTATGAACTTGAGAGGAAGAAGGGATCCCCAGAGGAATAGTGGCTGAGCCCCAGGTAACTAGGTAACTGTGACAGTTTTGTGGAGAAGAATTTAGGGGTATGGGGTCTGGAGGGACATACAGCATATATTTGGTTCAGCGTGGGTCTTTCTAATACATGGGTGTGTGCTATGTGCATGTGGTAGATGCcgtcagaagccaagagagtgTCGGATGGCCTGTTGTCATGAGGGTGCCGAgacctgaacccaggttctctggaagaacagcaaacattcttaactgctgagccagtgtTTCAGGCCTTCAATGGGGGCAATTGGGGTTCAATTCTCTTTTTCTTACTGTTTCCCTCAATACTCAAATATGTGGGCAGGGCAGAAACCACTTTTGTAGCTCCCCAGACTTTCTGAGGCCCTCTGGCCTTGTGGGTAAGGCTCCTTCCAAATTTTATTCAGGAGGGGTCTGTCTCTTGCTGACACCCTGGATCCTCATTCACAGCCAGAGGTTCGTCCCTGCTGTTCCTGTGGCCCACgtcacacagggtgctgcctgtGGTCAACCTGATGTGGTTATGGGAGCCATGATAGGGTTGGCGGCGATGACAGCACTGGGTTCCAAGGCCCAGGGCTTGCAGGAAGGTCTCTCGGAAGCGAGTAGACATGAGGCTGTAGAGCACCGGGTTGGCTGCTGAGCCGAGATAGAAGAAGATGCCAGAGGCAATGTGGACACACTGGTAGGCCAGGTGCAGGCCTTCCGTTGAGTGTCCATACACCAGGCTCCACATGATACGGTCAGCATGGAATGGAGCCCAGCAGATGCCGAATACCACAACCAGTGCAACTGCAAGGACAGAGAAGAGATTTGATCTTCATCATGCTTAGAGTTTGCATCTACAGCTCACTATCTTCCGGTCCTAGAAAAGCAGACAGgagagccaggtagtggtggtgcacacctttaatcccagtactttggaggtagaggcaggtgaatctctggtctacacagcaagttctagaacagccagagctacacaaagaaactccttctctctttttttccctcttcccttttctgtctttctctggccTCGCTCCCTCCACCCCAAGCCCCACTTGCTCTGGTCCCTGCTAAGTCTGGcccataggttttttttgttttattattattattattattattattattattattattattattattattagtttctcattacggatggttgtgagtcaccatgtggttgctgggatttgaactcatgacctccaggagagtggtcagtgctcttacctgctgagccatctcaccagccctgaaaccctttctcaaaacaataacaacaacaagcaagcaagcaagcaaacaatacCCTGGAAGCTCAATTCCTTCCCCAGACTGGAGGAAGCTCAGCTTTCTCCTCAACAATGACTTACACAGCATCTTGGTCACCTGTCTCCGTCCCCTATCTTGCAGCTGAATCCTTCTGTGGGAGGTCTCCTGGGTTGCTGCGGTTTTCCTGCCCTTGACCTCCACTTGGAGCAACATCCTCTCCCTCCGCAGCCGCAGCCCAATGAGCAGATACAGCACACTGATGGTGACCATGGGCAGACAGAAGAAGAGCAGTGCGGTAGTCAGTACCACCAACTTGTAGAAGTCCATGGGACCCACCAGCGAACATATAGCTGAGTCGGGCACCGGCCCCCGGCAGGGCACAGTTAGTTGACTGAGGCCATGCAGGCTGGTGttgggcagagagaagagagtagCGAGGACCCAGATGGCCCCCACCATGCGGCGCACATGGGCCCGTGTCATCACAGACTTGGCTTGGAGTGGGCGCACCACGGCCACATAACGCTCCACACTCAGGGCTGTGACATTGAGCACTGAAGCTAGGCAGACGGTCTCTAAGAGCAGTATTCGGAAGTAGCAGGCACTCGCACCCAGCTGGAACGGGTAATTTTGCTGCATCTCATAAAGCTCCAGAGGCAAGCCCACCAGGAGCACCAGCATATCGGACACAGCGAGGCTGAAGAGGTAGAAGTTGGTGGGCGTGCGCATAGTCTTGTTGCGCAGGATGACGGTGCAGGTCAGCCCGTTGCCCAGAGTGCCCACCACGAAGATCAGCAGGTACGTGACACAGATGGGGACAAACTGTTTCATCTGCTGTGGCCCCAAATACTTCAGCCTCAGGGCCTCATCGGTAAGGTTCAGATCCTCAGGTTGATAGGGCCACTTGAACTCACTGATATTGCAGACCAGGGGGCTCCTTGAAGCATTTGGGGAGAGCGCTCCAGGAAAGATGGAACAATTGAGGCAGGGAGGAGTCTGTAGGATAGAAGGGGGAGATACCCAGAAGTCATTTAGGTAATCCCAGCTCTGTCCTAAGTTATCACACTGTAGAGGACTGATTAGTCACATGCCACTGGGAAAGAAAGCATCTGCCACCCACTAAAGTGCATTTCAACTACAGAGTATCCGGAGTGCAAaccttgaaaataataaaattggccgggcagtggtagtgcgCAGCTTTAATCCCAACGcgaaggaagctgaggcaggcaggtctcatgtgagtttgaggctagcctgggctacagagcaagttccaggacagttagaactacagagagagacactgtctaaaaaacaaacaaaaacaaacaacaaaaaaccaatca is part of the Mus musculus strain C57BL/6J chromosome 1, GRCm38.p6 C57BL/6J genome and encodes:
- the Nmur1 gene encoding neuromedin-U receptor 1 isoform 2 (isoform 2 is encoded by transcript variant 2; non-AUG (CUG) translation initiation codon), giving the protein MVCNISEFKWPYQPEDLNLTDEALRLKYLGPQQMKQFVPICVTYLLIFVVGTLGNGLTCTVILRNKTMRTPTNFYLFSLAVSDMLVLLVGLPLELYEMQQNYPFQLGASACYFRILLLETVCLASVLNVTALSVERYVAVVRPLQAKSVMTRAHVRRMVGAIWVLATLFSLPNTSLHGLSQLTVPCRGPVPDSAICSLVGPMDFYKLVVLTTALLFFCLPMVTISVLYLLIGLRLRRERMLLQVEVKGRKTAATQETSHRRIQLQDRGRRQVTKMLFALVVVFGICWAPFHADRIMWSLVYGHSTEGLHLAYQCVHIASGIFFYLGSAANPVLYSLMSTRFRETFLQALGLGTQCCHRRQPYHGSHNHIRLTTGSTLCDVGHRNSRDEPLAVNEDPGCQQETDPS
- the Nmur1 gene encoding neuromedin-U receptor 1 isoform 1 (isoform 1 is encoded by transcript variant 1), translated to MTPPCLNCSIFPGALSPNASRSPLVCNISEFKWPYQPEDLNLTDEALRLKYLGPQQMKQFVPICVTYLLIFVVGTLGNGLTCTVILRNKTMRTPTNFYLFSLAVSDMLVLLVGLPLELYEMQQNYPFQLGASACYFRILLLETVCLASVLNVTALSVERYVAVVRPLQAKSVMTRAHVRRMVGAIWVLATLFSLPNTSLHGLSQLTVPCRGPVPDSAICSLVGPMDFYKLVVLTTALLFFCLPMVTISVLYLLIGLRLRRERMLLQVEVKGRKTAATQETSHRRIQLQDRGRRQVTKMLFALVVVFGICWAPFHADRIMWSLVYGHSTEGLHLAYQCVHIASGIFFYLGSAANPVLYSLMSTRFRETFLQALGLGTQCCHRRQPYHGSHNHIRLTTGSTLCDVGHRNSRDEPLAVNEDPGCQQETDPS